The genomic stretch CGTCGAGCGGCTGGCGATGCTGGGCCGCGCGGCGGGGATCGATCCCCAGCGGCTCGCGGGCGAAGTGGCGGACCACCTCGAGGAGGCATCCGCGCGCTACCGGTCGATGGGGATGGCACCGACTGATGCGGAGCGGCGAGCCATCGAGGAATTCGGTGAGGCGGAGGACATCGTGGCCGCGGTGGCCTCGGAGGCGAAGGGAGGACGCATGGCGCAACTGGCCAGAACGACGCGTACCGTGGCAACGGCGGGCGCCCTGGTCGCCAGCGCCACTCTCGCGAGCATCCACATGGACTGGGACTCGGCGGCCGCGGGGACGCCGGTCCAGGTGGCGGTGGTGGCCGCCGGCATCGTGCTCGGAATCTCGATCCTGGCGCTCGTCGGGGTTCACGTGAGGTCCAGCCTGGACCGCCCACGGACGGCTCGCGCCGTCACGTGGATCATGGCCTGCGCGGCGCTCGGCACGCTCTCCACCTGGGGTGGCAGGGTCGACCTCGGACCGGCCCATTTCCACATGAACGGCCGGCCGTACCTGGCCTCGGTCGCGTTCCTGGCTCTTCTGGTCGCGTGGACCGCCCGCTGGATGCGATTCCGGGAGGGAACGGGGCTGGGCCTCCTCGTGGCGGGCGGACTCTCCCTCCTGTTGAACGGCGCCCTCAGCGGGGACTGGCGACCGCTGGGAGCCATCGGCGAGGGCCAGGCGAACCTGGGCATCGAGCTCATCCTGATCGGCTGGCTCCTCCTGGCCGCCTCGTGGGTCGCCGGTCCCGGCGGCACCGCGGTCCGGGCCCGCGCCGGGCGCTGGCTCGTCTCGGCCGGCGGGCGGTTGGCGCCGACCCCGGCCCCGATGCCGGAGACGGAACCCGGGGCCAACCCGTAACCTCCTTCGCGTGCCGGCCGAACGGATCGCGAACGGGCTGTTCCGCGTCCTGAAGGGCTACGTGAACGCGTACCTGTTGGAGGACGCGGGCGGGCCGGTGCTGATCGACTGCGGGCTGCCGAAGCGGGCCGATCGGATCGCCGACGCGATCCGGGAGACCGGCCGGCGGCCGGAGGACGTCCGCCACATCCTGCTCACGCACCATCATCTCGACCACACCGGCAGCCTGGCCGTGCTGGCGGCACGGACCGGGGCCGCCGTCTACGTCCATCCGGCCGACGCGCCGGTCGTCTCCGGCGCGTCGATGCCACCGCCGCCCAACCGGGCCAAGCTCTCCGGACGGACCCTGGGGCCGCTGCTCGTCAGGATCGGCCCGAAGCGAGCGGACCCGGCGAAGGTGGACCGTGAGCTGGTGAACGGCGAGGAGCTCCCCTTCGCGGGAGGCGTGCGGGTCGTCCACACCCCGGGCCACACCGCGGGCCAGACCTCGTTCCTGCTGCCGCGGGAGGGCGGGATCCTGATCGCCGGCGACGCCGCCAGGGCCGTCGGCACCAGGGTTGGGCCGCCGGTCGGAGCCGTGTTCGGCATGTTCACGGAGGACCTGGCCGAGGCGAAGCGGAGCTTCCGCAAGCTCGCCGAGCTCGACTTCGAAGTGGCCGTGTTCGGACACGGCAACCCGATCCGCTCGGGGGCCGCCGACGCCTTTCGCCGGGCGGCGGCTCGCTTGCCTTCCTGAACGCCGCCGCTCCCATCCGAAATCCGCTGGTCACGGCGCAAAAATTCGACCGTCGTCGGATGTTTGGCCCTCCCCCGTGTGGGGAACGAGTGGCGCGCATTCGTCCGCACAGGGAGGGGGGAACATGCGCGCCTCGCGTCGTCGCACCGCGTTGTTCGCGGTGCTCTGCGTTCTGGCGGTGTTCACGGCGGTCCAGGCCAACGCCGCCACGCCCAGCTCGGGCACCATCGGTGAGCAGCCCGATCCGTCTTCGGTGCCGTGGACAGGTCCGGAGGGGACGTTCCTGGTTCCCGGACCAAACCCCACCAATTGCCAGGACGAGGGCGACCCGTCCCAGTACGACCACTTCGCGCTGACCGTGGACGTGACCCCCGACTACTGGCTGACCCACGCCGGCGGGGCCATCGTCGAGATCGACTGGAACGCGCCGGTGGACGACTTCGACCTGTACGTGTGCCAGAACGGCGTCGACGTCAAGCACTCCGCCAACGGCGAGACCACCAAGGAGCAGGTGTTCATCCCCGCAGCCTCCGGCGTCTACGACATCCAGGTCGAGTACTACCAGGACGTCACCGGAGAGGGGTACTCCGGCACCGCCACGTTCGACACGCACCCCGGCTCGGGCGGCGTGCTGTTCGACAGCTCGAACCCGCCGTCCTTCCAGGCCGCGACCATCGTATCGGCGCATTTCCTGGGAGCCGAGCCCCAGGAGACCATCGAGCGTCCGGTGCTGGGCGGCCAGCCCGGAGCCGTCAGCCCGAACCGGATGTTCGTCGACTGGCCCCTGTCGTCCCGGACCGAGATCGGGCAGATCAGC from Actinomycetota bacterium encodes the following:
- a CDS encoding MBL fold metallo-hydrolase — its product is MPAERIANGLFRVLKGYVNAYLLEDAGGPVLIDCGLPKRADRIADAIRETGRRPEDVRHILLTHHHLDHTGSLAVLAARTGAAVYVHPADAPVVSGASMPPPPNRAKLSGRTLGPLLVRIGPKRADPAKVDRELVNGEELPFAGGVRVVHTPGHTAGQTSFLLPREGGILIAGDAARAVGTRVGPPVGAVFGMFTEDLAEAKRSFRKLAELDFEVAVFGHGNPIRSGAADAFRRAAARLPS